The Ketobacter alkanivorans genome includes the window ATAACCCTGCATACGTTCCCGCAAGCCGCCATGACTGGAAAGAAACAAAATGGGGGTATCATAAGTCAGTGGATTTTGCTTAAGCTTGTCACAGACTTCGTATCCATTCATGCCGGGCATTTCCACATCCAGCAATACGAAATCCGGTTTTTCCGATTCGACTTTCTCCAAACCAGCCAAACCGTTCTCGGCGATCACTACCTCATATTGATCCGACAAAGCACGGCACACAATATTGCGTACCATTTTATCATCATCAACTACCAATACTTTCGCTGCACTCACACACAATCCCCGTGCGGAAATTACACAATATCCTGACTATAAGTGTAGATAACTGTCTGGCAGCAACAACGTGAGGGGCGCAATATAATGGCTTAGTCTTAAAAAAGAGGGTTATATGCTCTAAGTAAGTTAGTCGAAGTACGTACGCAATTCGCCTCGCTCAACAAAATCGAACGCGGCTTGCACATCTTCGGGCAACACTTTCCCCAAAGAAAGGGGTGGCAAACTGTGTAAAGGGAAAAACTCTGCAGCATGGGTTTCCAGACCAGGGCTAGGCACTTCCGTATCCTGGCACTGACAAATAAAGTGCAGCTTGTAAAAGTCACGGGGATCGGGTGGGTAATCCCCTCTGGCTTTATGCCGCAGCGCGTAAAGATGGCATGCCTTTACCTTCATGCCTGCCTCCTCCCACACCTCTTTCTCTACGTTCTCTGCAGGAGAAAGCCCGACATCGGCATACCCACCTGGCATAGCCCAAAGGCCATCTTCTTTTTCTTGTACAAGCAGGATGCGATCACCCCTTAATATAGCGCCACGCACTTCAACCTTGGGTGTCACATAACCCGTTTCACCACTGGCGAACAATGTTTCCACCACCGCAATCGGCGCATTCCCCAACAACGCCAACATCTGATTCGACAAAGATTCGATTTCACTATAACGCTCAAGCTCATACTGGTCGCGGGTAAACTGCTGCCCCGTAACCGCCAGTGCCTGCAAGCGCTTGGCTATCGCCAACCAAGGGCTTTCCAACTAGAACGCCTTCGCTATAACACTATCAGGCAACATCGGCATAACCCGCCCCAGTACCGCCCAGGGCAGCGCCGGTACGATAATGTTGGATGTGCCCTTTACAATACCGCTGACGATATCACGAGCGGCTTTTTCTGCAGTAATCACAAACGGATATTTGTCCATGTTAGGGGCAATATCCGTTTTTACAAATCCAGGATGTACAGCAATCACGTCAATTTTATGCTTTCTCAATTCAATGCGCGTGGCATCCAAATAATTACTGAACCCAGCTTTCGATGCTGAATACGCAGCGCTGCCAGGAATCCCTTTAAAGGCAGACACCGATGAAATGCCCACCACCTTGCCCCGCCCTTGCTCTCGAAAAATACGTGCGGCGCCATCCACCGTTGCCATTCCGCCAATAAGGTTTACCTGAATGACCCGCTGATCTTTGCTAAAGTCACCCGCACCGGTTTTATTCACGCCGGTGATACCGGCATTGGCAATCACGCAATCCAACGAGCCCAGCAATGCCTTGGCTTGTTCCAACGCAGGGAGAATGGATTCAGTCTGCGCCACATCCAACTCGATGCAATAAGACTTAACCTTGGGGTAACGGGTTTTAATATCAGCAGCTAATTCCTCCAATACATCCATGCGCCGGGCCATCAACGCCAGATCGGCACCACGGCTGGCAAATTCATAAGCGAGTGCTTTTCCTATTCCCGAAGAAGCTCCGGTTATGGCTACAGTCTGGATCATTGGGTTCTCCATTGTCTATTCAGTGTGAGAATTATGCACGATATAACGTCAAAAGCCGATGGCTGCTAAGACCGGCTTGGCATACATGGGCGCAACTATTCGGAAAACGAATCTGCGCCATGGTCTGATTGCTGTAGATGAGGCTCATGCATCAAATCATCAATCTGATCGACTCTTTGCAATACCTTCATCATTTGTTGGGCTATTCTGCGATGCCAGGCCACCCACTGATTTACCAAACTGACATCATGGCTGAACACTTCATGCTCTCGCAACCTTGTAAACACTTCCCGATTAACCCGATCTACTTCCACCAGCAACCCATCCAGCTTGACCTGAACCTGTTCCCTGGGTTCCTCCCCTGCAATGCTTTGTATAAAACTGCTGAAGCTGGCCTCAAACGGAGCCAGGATCTCATAAAACGCTGAATCCACGGGGCGCACTCCAGGCTTCAGGGTAAGCTGATACCACTGCAACGCATTACTCAGGCTCTGGCTGCATTTAATGATTCTACTGAAGGCATCCGCGTTGATTTGAGCCATAGGCTGACGCAAGGCCTGCACTAAATAAGCATCGAACTTCTCCAACAATTCATATAAGCGATCAATCTGTTCCTGAGTATCAGAATCCCGCTCCTCTCGCACTATAATGGAAGCAACCAGTTGCGCCAGGTTATCAAGCTCTTTGCTGATGGACTGCAAAGCCAGCGGCGGCATGGTAATCGTGTTTTTATCAAGAAAGCGCAACCGGAAATG containing:
- a CDS encoding SDR family NAD(P)-dependent oxidoreductase, which encodes MIQTVAITGASSGIGKALAYEFASRGADLALMARRMDVLEELAADIKTRYPKVKSYCIELDVAQTESILPALEQAKALLGSLDCVIANAGITGVNKTGAGDFSKDQRVIQVNLIGGMATVDGAARIFREQGRGKVVGISSVSAFKGIPGSAAYSASKAGFSNYLDATRIELRKHKIDVIAVHPGFVKTDIAPNMDKYPFVITAEKAARDIVSGIVKGTSNIIVPALPWAVLGRVMPMLPDSVIAKAF
- a CDS encoding NUDIX hydrolase, which produces MESPWLAIAKRLQALAVTGQQFTRDQYELERYSEIESLSNQMLALLGNAPIAVVETLFASGETGYVTPKVEVRGAILRGDRILLVQEKEDGLWAMPGGYADVGLSPAENVEKEVWEEAGMKVKACHLYALRHKARGDYPPDPRDFYKLHFICQCQDTEVPSPGLETHAAEFFPLHSLPPLSLGKVLPEDVQAAFDFVERGELRTYFD